The window NNNNNNNNNNNNNNNNNNNNNNNNNNNNNNNNNNNNNNNNNNNNNNNNNNNNNNNNNNNNNNNNNNNNNNNNNNNNNNNNNNNNNNNNNNNNNNNNNNNNNNNNNNNNNNNNNNNNNNNNNNNNNNNNNNNNNNNNNNNNNNNNNNNNNNNNNNNNNNNNNNNNNNNNNNNNNNNNNNNNNNNNNNNNNNNNNNNNNNNNNNNNNNNNNNNNNNNNNNNNNNNNNNNNNNNNNNNNNNNNNNNNNNNNNNNNNNNNNNNNNNNNNNNNNNNNNNNNNNNNNNNNNNNNNNNNNNNNNNNNNNNNNNNNNNNNNNNNNNNNNNNNNNNNNNNNNNNNNNNNNNNNNNNNNNNNNNNNNNNNNNNNNNNNNNNNNNNNNNNNNNNNNNNNNNNNNNNNNNNNNNNNNNNNNNNNNNNNNNNNNNNNNNNNNNNNNNNNNNNNNNNNNNNNNNNNNNNNNNNNNNNNNNNNNNNNNNNNNNNNNNNNNNNNNNNNNNNNNNNNNNNNNNNNNNNNNNNNNNNNNNNNNNNNNNNNNNNNNNNNNNNNNNNNNNNNNNNNNNNNNNNNNNNNNNNNNNNNNNNNNNNNNNNNNNNNNNNNNNNNNNNNNNNNNNNNNNNNNNNNNNNNNNNNNNNNNNNNNNNNNNNNNNNNNNNNNNNNNNNNNNNNNNNNNNNNNNNNNNNNNNNNNNNNNNNNNNNNNNNNNNNNNNNNNNNNNNNNNNNNNNNNNNNNNNNNNNNNNNNNNNNNNNNNNNNNNNNNNNNNNNNNNNNNNNNNNNNNNNNNNNNNNNNNNNNNNNNNNNNNNNNNNNNNNNNNNNNNNNNNNNNNNNNNNNNNNNNNNNNNNNNNNNNNNNNNNNNNNNNNNNNNNNNNNNNNNNNNNNNNNNNNNNNNNNNNNNNNNNNNNNNNNNNNNNNNNNNNNNNNNNNNNNNNNNNNNNNNNNNNNNNNNNNNNNNNNNNNNNNNNNNNNNNNNNNNNNNNNNNNNNNNNNNNNNNNNNNNNNNNNNNNNNNNNNNNNNNNNNNNNNNNNNNNNNNNNNNNNNNNNNNNNNNNNNNNNNNNNNNNNNNNNNNNNNNNNNNNNNNNNNNNNNNNNNNNNNNNNNNNNNNNNNNNNNNNNNNNNNNNNNNNNNNNNNNNNNNNNNNNNNNNNNNNNNNNNNNNNNNNNNNNNNNNNNNNNNNNNNNNNNNNNNNNNNNNNNNNNNNNNNNNNNNNNNNNNNNNNNNNNNNNNNNNNNNNNNNNNNNNNNNNNNNNNNNNNNNNNNNNNNNNNNNNNNNNNNNNNNNNNNNNNNNNNNNNNNNNNNNNNNNNNNNNNNNNNNNNNNNtaaatattttcaaaaaaggtgcatatattttttaaatttgccATGATAGAGGGGAGGAAGAATAAGAATTTCTTTTGATGATTACGTGGTTAACATTTAAAGCTTCAAATCATGCAATTTTGTGCAAGGCAGGTTCAAGGAGTTATATTTGATCCCTAATTATGTTGAACTTGCTCTTCTTAAAGAGCAAGTCTCATTGAGAAGTCGAAGTTAAGTTGATGAATATTAACACAAAAAGTACCTTTTCTCGGATATGGATGCCTTTTTATCATCtacatttttgtttcttttccaGATGTTTTCATTTATTAGGAGCATGAGCAGTTTATTGGTTGCTGTGTAATTTGATTGTTATGTGATTTGATCTATTGCAGGGTGATCCACAGGATCCTGTAGCATATGATAATGGAGTGACCTATATGTTTATACAGCATAATAATGTGTATCTCATGACTGCATCGAGGCAGAACTGCAATGCAGCTAGTCTCCTTCTGTTTCTACACCGTGTCGTAGATGTAAGTTCTGCTGATATTTGAGGATGTGTCCTCTATATGTGTTAATCTGAAATCAGTTATTCCCTCAGTCACGGGAAAAATGACGGACTTTGTAGTAGGGTTTATCCGTTGAACTTACAGTTTCAATTTGGATGTCGGTTCCtctaatttttaaagtaaagattCCATATTATAACCATATAAAGTGTATGTCACagtattttataattaaaatattctcAAAATGGACGAAAATATCATGGTAAAGGAAATTTCTATTTGACTCCTTAAATAGTTATTGTACCGGAAAAGTGTAACCGATGGAGTGATGGATTTCTTTGTTGGAACTTGGGAAGATTTATAATTTTGTTCTTTTACCTTTCTGGCAGGTATTCAAACATTATTTTGAAGAGTTAGAAGAGGAATCCCTCCGTGATAATTTTGTTGTAGTGGTACGTGGaatatttcatgtctctttaAGATCAAAAGTTGGATAggaaattatcattcatattggCTCATCCGGACTGAGCTGACTTCTTTTCTTTTTGCAGTATGAGCTACTTGATGAAATGATGGACTTCGGTTATCCTCAATATACTGAAGCAAAAATTCTCAGTGAGTTTATAAAAACTGATGCATATAGGATGGAGGTTACACAAAGGCCTCCAATGGCAGTTACAAATGCTGTGTCCTGGCGTAGTGAAGGGATACGCTACAAGAAGAATGAAGTAGGTGTACATGTTTATTTAAGAGTATATTTTCTTCATTGGGTTACATGGAAGCTTGTTCTTTCAGGTGTTTTTGGATGTCGTTGAGAGTGTAAATATACTTGTAAACAGCAACGGGCAAATAGTGCGGTCAGATGTTGTTGGTGCACTGAAGATGAGGACATATTTGAGGTTTGCTCTTTGCTTTGtatattctttttccttttttacttaaCCTACCATACGGCTCATGCCTCACTAAggaaattacaacaacaacaacaacaacatacccagtgtatttccacatagtggggtctggggagggtagagtgtacgcagaccataccactaactcagttgaagtagagaggctgtttccgatagacccccggcttagaaccgataacagtataacaaacacaaaagataagtgcaaaataaactaacaccactagcaacaagataatactacaaccacaagataaaaataagaactatctaaccgaaatcatagacatcacacaTCACCACGAATAAAAGACTACAGACACACAAGAACGCTCCCCTTATTGTTATTGATGCattcccaccccctaaccctctaccctagtccgcgtcctccacaccttcctatcaaggtcatgtcctccgtaagttgtaactgctctatatcatgcctaatcacctccctccaatatttcttcggtctacttctaccctgcctaaaaccatccatagctagtgtctcacacctctGCATTGCAGCATccgagcccctcctcatcacgtgcccgaaccaacgtaacctcacttctcgcatcttatcctccaccgaagcaactcccaccttctcccgaataatttcattcctcaccctatctttttTGGTATGTCCACAtatccatcgcaacattcgcaTCTCCGTCACCTTCACTAAGGAAATTAATAtttaatcccccccccccccccccaaattgaTTGATAAGAAGAGTAActcaaaacatagaaaaaaaaaaaatcaaattttgatgCGTGTAGTCatgataaataaagaaaaagcttTAATTAGTTTGGTTGATGATTAAACAAATCATAAAAGAACAAACAAACAAATGAGAAAAGCTTTTGAGTTGAGCAGAGTGGGTTATGACTCATTATTCAGCCCAAATTGACCGGCCTATTTGACCCAAGCGAACATTTGGTGGGTTATGCCCATCCCATTTattgactcaaattactttaACCAGGTCAAATCTTGCCCATTTAACGCCCCTGATGATGTTCAAGAGCTAGGTAAAACTTAATGCTGAATAAATATTCTGAGATACTCACAACAACAGTCAGTCGGCTGTACTTACTGCCTGCCTCCTATCTACCTAAAGATATCTATGGGACACCAGGTGTGGAGCCTATAATGACATGTCTGAATGAGCATACAGATCCAGCACTTTTAACCTTTTTATTGGTGAGTGACACTATGTAAGGGTCACTTTTGGCGCTCCTAGTTAAATCTTTCAAGTACCCAAGTGGCCAAGTCAAGAGTGGAAACTTAGTTCCCTTTTCCACTTTGTTTATGTTCCTTTTTAGAAACTAATTTAGGACCTTCAACCTCTAGGGCGTTATCTATTGTTTTCAAAGATGTTCCAACTGTTTATGATTAGTCAAATTTGTTAAATGTTTGAATGCAAATCCCTTCTCCAAACCTTTTCATTTAATAACTGTGGTCTACTTGTGGGGGCTACACTTTGAGAAGTACATTCCCTAAACTATACATAATTTCACTCCAGAAGGAGATGACTGTCCAATAAGTTTGGAGGCTTCAAGGTGGACAAGTTTTTTGCGATCTGAGGTTTTGGTGAAACTTAGAATTGGAAAGTGCCATTCCCAAATCAAACGATGCTTCACAAGCAAAGTACATTAGAAGATACTCGAGTTGGACCTCAGAGTTATCAAGAAAAGTTTGTTTTTTTACCTGGCTAGGAATTAGAGGCTGATTTTGACAGCTCAGAATCTTAGGGTGATGAAGGTTTCATATATTAGTTGGTGCTTTATGTGTAAGGGCTCGGATGAAGATGTCAACAATCCCTTCATACATTCTCGGGTAGCTTCGAGGTCATGGTGGGAGATTCTAGGTTGGTTCGGACGCCGGAATCAGTTAGTTGATGCTAGAAACTATGAAAGAAGTCATATCCAGTTGGAGTTGTGGTAGATGGAAGAAAAGACGCAGGTTTTGGAACGTTTCCTCAGTACCACTTATGTGGTTTATATGGAGAGAGAAATATGAGAGCTTTTGAAGGCGTAGACATGAATTTTATACAAATAAGTAAGGAGTAACCTTTTATCACTAATTTCCTTTTGGTGTACCGATGGGGTTCCTTTATGTATAGAATAGAAGATTGAGTTTCGTtcgtaaaaatatatttttcttgtatgTTTTCTACTTAGTGGTGTTCTTCTTGTGTACGGGCTATTTTTTCCCAAACATCAATACTAGTATTTATAttgtaatgataataataaatgtGGTCTAGTTGTTGGAGTGTGagtttttctttaacttcttttATATTTTCAGTTTCCGGTGAGCTTTTAGCTCTTTGTTCTGCATCTGTTGTAGTGTCACTATCTTATCTTCTATTGAATATGTGGGATTTTTTCCGTGTTGATTCAGAAAACACTTAGTTCCACTACTTGATAGTCATGTTCATGGGTCCCTCAAGTGGAGTTGTTGGTATTACCCTACTGTGTATGGAGTGACTATTATCTGAATATAAGTTTCATTGTTTGTTTTTGCAGTGGCATGCCTGAGTGTAAGCTTGGTCTGAATGATAGAATGTTGCTGGAAGCACAAGGGAGAACTACGAAGGGGAAGGCCATTGATCTAGATGATATCAAGTTTCATCAGTATGAAATTGTTCAGTTATTTCATTTTGTGGGATTATGATATACTGGTCTCTCTTGTCAAACGGAATTTTGTGGGTTGGTCACTTGTGTATTTGCATATCACACTTCAAAGATGAAATGTTTTACTAAATAGCGTGGCTTGGGGTCCTGGAAAAGTCAAACCCATTACTTTAAAAGGAATTAAGTGAAGTATGTGGTTGTTGAGCCAGCAAACCTGTACCTCTCGCACGGTTTGTCAAATGATAAATCCTGAAGGCTTTTTTATCTATATACTGACCAGTTTCAAGTAACCCATTTCTCTATCTTATTGTCCTCCTCTTTCTCTTCAACAAATTTTGCTTCTAATTTAGGTGTGTGCGCTTGGCCCGATTTGAAAATGATCGCACTATATCATTTGTACCTCCAGATGGATCTTTTGATCTTATGACCTATAGACTTGGTACTCAGGTAAATTATGTGTTTGCTCTGTCTGTAAAACATAGTTCCCTTGTGGACATTCTTGAGCAAAATAATTTAAACCCTTGATGGTCATCGTTCTCAGGTAAAGCCTCTCATATGGGTAGAAGCTCAAGTGGAAAGACATTCTAGGAGCCGTATGGAAATTGTGGTTAAAGCACGGAGCCAGTTCAAGGAACGAAGGTATATGTCTCAAGTATTATggtgaaaaattcaactaattagatgCATAGTTTAACTTCTACTATGGAttgtgttagaatatgagtaggaataggaatagcatataaaatcttacttggaaaaggattgtaatgtagtgtcctattaggaaaaggattggaatgtatt of the Capsicum annuum cultivar UCD-10X-F1 chromosome 11, UCD10Xv1.1, whole genome shotgun sequence genome contains:
- the LOC107855741 gene encoding AP-1 complex subunit mu-2; this encodes MAGAASALFLLDIKGRVLVWRDYRGDITSIQAEQFFTKLIEKEGDPQDPVAYDNGVTYMFIQHNNVYLMTASRQNCNAASLLLFLHRVVDVFKHYFEELEEESLRDNFVVVYELLDEMMDFGYPQYTEAKILSEFIKTDAYRMEVTQRPPMAVTNAVSWRSEGIRYKKNEVFLDVVESVNILVNSNGQIVRSDVVGALKMRTYLSGMPECKLGLNDRMLLEAQGRTTKGKAIDLDDIKFHQCVRLARFENDRTISFVPPDGSFDLMTYRLGTQVKPLIWVEAQVERHSRSRMEIVVKARSQFKERSTATNVEIELPVATDATNPNVRTSMGSSTYAPEKDALIWKIKSFPGGKEYMLRAEFTLPSITAEESVPERKAPIRVKFEIPYFTVSGIQVRYLKIIEKSGYQALPWVRYITMAGEYELRLV